A part of Marinomonas rhizomae genomic DNA contains:
- a CDS encoding gamma-glutamyltransferase family protein yields the protein MKKSEIAFTAPHFKATETGRKILEQGGTAIEAMVAAAATIAVVYPHMNGLGGDGFWLISEPGKTPIGIDASGKAAELATLDFYKGYDSIPARGGKAAVTMAGAVAGWQEALAVSQTWQAASNAPNLPLTTLLDDAIQLAKNGSAVTKTYVDASKKTFADLVYVQGFASSFLKSGSLYEQGDNLTLPVLAHTLEQLAEKGLNDFYQGDIAARLAKDLATAGSPIRLADFHSYQAKSVEPLQVKTSVGSLYNLSAPTQGIASLLILALYDKLYTQGKTATDMAHLLIECTKQAFIARNEFVTDESRLAMDLSSLLDDEQLEKMCHEIALERAQPWPHQAKHGDTIWMGACDSEGRMVSYIQSLYWEFGSGVVSPSTGIVWNNRGSSFSLEKGSLQELGPNLKPFHTLNPAFAELNDGRRMSYGTMGGEGQPQTQAALFSRYVYHNMPLDKAISEGRWLLGRTWGDVSHNLKIERDFADVVAEELVRRGHDLVIIDSCNELMGHAGAVVLHQDGHTDASTDPRSDGLAIDSIVI from the coding sequence ATGAAAAAGAGCGAGATAGCGTTTACGGCGCCGCATTTTAAGGCCACAGAAACCGGTCGAAAAATCCTCGAGCAAGGCGGAACAGCAATAGAAGCCATGGTGGCGGCAGCAGCGACAATTGCCGTGGTGTATCCACACATGAATGGCTTGGGTGGCGACGGTTTTTGGTTGATCAGCGAGCCAGGTAAAACGCCCATCGGCATTGATGCTTCCGGTAAGGCGGCGGAACTGGCGACACTGGATTTTTATAAAGGTTACGATAGCATTCCAGCACGTGGCGGCAAAGCGGCTGTGACCATGGCTGGCGCTGTTGCTGGTTGGCAAGAAGCTCTTGCTGTGAGCCAAACTTGGCAAGCCGCATCCAACGCACCAAACTTGCCGTTAACGACCTTGCTTGATGATGCGATTCAGTTAGCGAAAAACGGCAGCGCAGTGACAAAAACCTACGTCGATGCCAGCAAAAAAACCTTTGCCGACTTGGTATACGTTCAGGGTTTTGCATCGTCGTTTTTAAAAAGTGGCAGCCTGTACGAACAGGGTGATAACTTGACCTTGCCAGTACTGGCACACACGCTAGAACAACTCGCAGAGAAGGGTTTAAACGATTTTTATCAGGGTGATATTGCCGCGCGATTAGCGAAAGATTTAGCGACGGCGGGTTCTCCGATTCGCTTGGCGGATTTCCATTCGTATCAAGCAAAGTCTGTAGAACCTTTGCAGGTGAAAACCAGTGTTGGCTCGCTGTATAACTTGTCCGCGCCGACACAAGGCATCGCGTCACTATTGATTTTGGCTTTGTATGACAAGCTTTATACACAAGGAAAAACCGCCACAGACATGGCGCATTTGTTAATCGAATGCACTAAACAAGCCTTTATCGCGCGTAATGAATTTGTTACCGACGAATCGCGTTTGGCAATGGATTTGTCATCTTTATTGGATGACGAACAGTTAGAAAAAATGTGTCACGAGATCGCTTTAGAGCGTGCGCAGCCTTGGCCTCATCAAGCCAAGCATGGCGACACTATTTGGATGGGCGCCTGTGACAGTGAAGGCCGCATGGTCAGTTATATTCAGAGTCTGTATTGGGAGTTTGGCAGCGGTGTGGTGAGTCCTTCTACTGGCATTGTGTGGAACAACCGCGGTTCGTCGTTTTCGTTGGAAAAAGGTTCCTTGCAAGAACTTGGACCGAATCTAAAACCTTTTCATACCTTGAATCCCGCGTTTGCTGAACTAAACGATGGCCGTCGTATGAGTTACGGCACCATGGGCGGAGAAGGCCAGCCGCAGACTCAAGCTGCGTTATTTAGTCGTTATGTTTACCACAATATGCCACTGGATAAAGCCATCAGCGAAGGTCGTTGGTTGCTCGGTCGAACATGGGGCGATGTCAGTCATAATTTGAAAATCGAGCGAGATTTTGCCGATGTCGTCGCCGAGGAATTGGTGCGACGTGGGCATGATTTAGTCATCATTGATTCCTGCAATGAATTAATGGGTCACGCGGGTGCGGTGGTGCTTCATCAAGATGGGCACACCGACGCATCAACAGATCCACGAAGTGATGGCTTAGCCATCGATAGCATTGTTATTTAA
- a CDS encoding FecCD family ABC transporter permease — protein sequence MSKSFSVRHRFFSFSTPVRSLWSMLALFAFFLAVMLFSLCLGEEFIALPRVLQALLGHGDQGTQFVVETLRLPRVLMAAMVGAALASSGLVLQSMIRNPLASPDIIGITGGASAAAVCFLSFFAMVIGLVWLPVFAIAGAFLAALLIYTLAWNSGVTPMRLVLVGIGISSAMGAVTTFVIAASPLSTSITAYIWLTGSVYGASWVEVKALLPWLLISWPLAFYLARRVNTQELGDQLATGLGISVQRLRLSLLFLSVIMAAPAIAYAGAVGFVGLIAPHIARRLVARSFALLLPTSALVGSCLVMLADLCGRLLFQPLDIPAGVFVSAIGAPFFIYLLYRQRF from the coding sequence GTGAGTAAGTCTTTTAGCGTTCGTCATCGATTTTTCTCTTTCTCGACCCCTGTTCGCTCTCTGTGGTCGATGCTCGCGCTCTTTGCTTTCTTTCTCGCTGTTATGTTGTTTTCTCTGTGCCTTGGTGAGGAGTTCATAGCTCTGCCGCGTGTGCTTCAGGCTCTGCTTGGTCATGGTGATCAGGGAACTCAGTTTGTGGTAGAAACCTTGCGTTTGCCGAGGGTGCTGATGGCGGCCATGGTGGGCGCTGCGTTGGCGTCGTCTGGGTTAGTACTGCAATCCATGATACGTAATCCGTTAGCGTCTCCAGATATCATCGGTATTACTGGTGGCGCTTCCGCTGCGGCCGTGTGTTTTCTATCATTTTTCGCAATGGTAATCGGCCTAGTTTGGTTGCCTGTTTTTGCCATTGCGGGCGCTTTTTTGGCAGCTTTGTTGATTTATACTCTTGCTTGGAATAGTGGCGTGACCCCGATGCGGCTGGTATTGGTCGGTATTGGTATTTCTTCGGCAATGGGTGCGGTGACGACCTTTGTTATTGCCGCGAGCCCACTTTCTACCAGCATTACCGCGTATATCTGGCTAACGGGCAGTGTGTATGGTGCGAGTTGGGTTGAGGTGAAGGCCTTGTTACCTTGGTTGCTGATTTCATGGCCGTTGGCGTTTTATTTAGCGCGTCGTGTGAATACTCAAGAATTGGGCGATCAGTTGGCAACTGGATTGGGGATATCCGTGCAGCGTTTGCGTTTGTCGCTGTTGTTTTTGAGTGTGATTATGGCGGCTCCGGCGATTGCTTATGCTGGGGCGGTGGGGTTTGTTGGCTTGATCGCGCCACACATTGCTAGACGTCTTGTTGCGCGGAGTTTCGCGCTGTTACTGCCTACCTCGGCCTTGGTGGGGTCTTGTTTGGTCATGCTGGCAGACTTATGTGGTCGTTTATTGTTTCAGCCTTTGGACATTCCTGCTGGTGTCTTTGTGTCTGCTATTGGCGCGCCATTCTTTATTTATTTACTCTATCGACAGCGTTTCTGA
- a CDS encoding FecCD family ABC transporter permease: MVLLSSRTFKWGLLALSLLCLMVSLMGSIVYGQYVVSMKSVWTAFWAYDPQSIDHVIIRTTRLSRALVACLVGSALAVSGVLMQALTRNPLASPSIFGVNAGAVFAIVLFSTFFSVTSLNTFLWLAFLGASVAGALVYGLGSLGKDGLSPVRIVLSGAAISALFMAFTQGILVIGQEGLDSVLFWVAGSLSGRDLSMVMPLVPAFVVGIVLAILAAPQINILLSGDDIAKGLGQNTVLIKVVLSLLIIGLAGGSVALGGSIGFIGLMVPHMVRSVVGYDHKWLIPLSALWGAILLLCADVISRFVIMPEEVPIGVTTAILGAPFFIYLARKGGKRE; this comes from the coding sequence ATGGTCTTACTCAGTAGTCGTACTTTTAAATGGGGTCTTCTTGCTCTGTCTCTTTTATGCCTGATGGTCTCTTTAATGGGGAGCATTGTCTATGGCCAGTATGTTGTTTCAATGAAATCCGTTTGGACGGCATTTTGGGCATACGATCCTCAATCGATAGATCACGTTATTATCCGTACCACGCGTTTATCCCGCGCTCTTGTTGCTTGTTTAGTCGGTTCGGCGCTGGCGGTTTCCGGTGTCTTGATGCAAGCTTTAACGCGTAATCCGTTGGCATCACCGTCTATTTTTGGTGTTAACGCGGGCGCCGTGTTTGCGATTGTTTTGTTTTCGACCTTCTTTTCGGTGACTTCCCTGAATACGTTTTTATGGCTGGCTTTTTTAGGGGCGAGCGTGGCTGGCGCCTTGGTGTATGGCTTGGGCAGTTTAGGAAAAGACGGATTGTCTCCAGTGCGTATTGTCTTGTCTGGGGCAGCAATTTCCGCGCTCTTCATGGCGTTTACCCAAGGCATTTTGGTGATTGGTCAAGAAGGCTTAGACAGTGTGTTGTTTTGGGTAGCTGGTTCTCTATCTGGTCGTGATTTGTCTATGGTGATGCCATTAGTGCCCGCTTTTGTTGTTGGTATTGTGTTGGCGATACTGGCGGCACCGCAGATCAATATTTTATTGTCCGGTGACGATATTGCTAAAGGATTAGGGCAGAACACAGTTTTAATAAAGGTTGTACTGAGTTTGCTAATTATTGGCTTAGCTGGCGGTTCGGTCGCATTGGGTGGCAGTATTGGTTTTATCGGTTTGATGGTGCCACATATGGTGCGTTCCGTGGTGGGTTATGATCATAAATGGTTGATCCCATTAAGTGCTTTATGGGGGGCAATTTTGCTGTTGTGTGCCGATGTCATCAGTCGTTTTGTGATTATGCCAGAAGAGGTGCCCATTGGTGTGACGACAGCGATTTTGGGCGCGCCTTTCTTTATTTATTTGGCACGTAAAGGAGGCAAACGTGAGTAA
- a CDS encoding allantoate amidohydrolase yields the protein MTDYGKLAQLVMDRCDELGKISQSDDYLDRRYLTKEHKQANGLVGGWMQEAGMQTWQDEAGNLWGRWQAADPDAPRFIMGSHLDTVPNGGQYDGMLGVITPVTLIAAMQAAGVRLPFHLDVVGFGDEEGTRFSSTLLGSRALTGQWPESWADVKDSDGISLSQALKDFGSDFASIPNAAIATDNLLGYLELHIEQGPVLEDLDLPVGVVSAIAGAKRFEFNITGMAGHAGTVPMPLRQDALCASSEMILAVEKIAQNHGIVATVGRIQNRPNGVNVISGNTGFSLDIRSEFDDKRDVALDEILQELDAIAARRNVGIERKATHAADAVHCDAKLQGVLRKAIEVQNIPVHTLFSGAGHDAMAIADICPVAMLFMRCDKGISHHPAEAIDTPDVAVTLAVLSHAIQNLV from the coding sequence ATGACAGATTACGGCAAACTCGCTCAGTTGGTCATGGACCGCTGTGACGAACTTGGCAAAATCAGTCAAAGCGACGATTACCTAGATCGTCGTTATCTCACCAAAGAACACAAACAAGCCAATGGATTGGTGGGCGGCTGGATGCAAGAAGCGGGCATGCAAACCTGGCAAGATGAAGCAGGTAATCTATGGGGACGTTGGCAAGCAGCCGACCCTGATGCACCGCGATTTATCATGGGCAGCCATTTGGATACGGTTCCAAACGGCGGTCAATACGATGGCATGTTGGGTGTGATTACACCTGTTACCTTGATCGCAGCGATGCAAGCCGCGGGTGTTCGTTTGCCTTTTCACTTGGATGTAGTGGGCTTTGGCGACGAAGAAGGTACGCGTTTTAGCTCAACCTTGCTTGGTAGTCGTGCTTTAACAGGTCAATGGCCTGAAAGCTGGGCCGATGTGAAAGACAGCGATGGCATTAGTTTATCGCAAGCATTGAAAGACTTTGGCTCAGACTTTGCGAGCATTCCAAATGCGGCCATCGCGACAGATAATTTACTCGGTTACCTTGAACTGCATATTGAGCAAGGACCAGTGCTGGAAGACTTGGATTTACCCGTTGGCGTGGTGAGTGCCATCGCAGGTGCAAAACGCTTTGAATTTAACATCACCGGCATGGCCGGACACGCGGGAACTGTGCCAATGCCCCTTCGCCAAGATGCGCTTTGTGCCAGCAGTGAGATGATTCTTGCAGTGGAAAAAATCGCTCAAAATCATGGCATAGTCGCCACCGTTGGGCGTATTCAGAATCGCCCTAATGGCGTGAACGTCATTTCAGGCAACACAGGCTTTTCCCTCGATATTCGCAGCGAGTTTGATGACAAACGTGACGTCGCGCTCGATGAAATCTTGCAGGAATTAGACGCCATTGCGGCCCGTCGTAATGTAGGTATTGAGCGCAAAGCGACCCATGCTGCTGACGCGGTGCATTGCGACGCGAAACTACAAGGCGTGTTGCGCAAAGCGATTGAAGTACAAAATATTCCGGTTCACACCTTGTTCTCTGGCGCAGGACACGACGCCATGGCGATTGCGGATATTTGCCCTGTGGCTATGTTATTCATGCGTTGCGACAAAGGCATTAGTCATCACCCAGCGGAAGCGATTGATACGCCAGATGTGGCCGTGACCTTGGCGGTGTTGAGCCATGCGATACAGAATTTGGTGTAA
- a CDS encoding ABC transporter substrate-binding protein, producing the protein MQVNRVKRWVLLLAMCVLVAVPVTPVMASETKTISHAMGSTDVPKKALRVVTLFQGATDSVVALGVTPVGVVDSWAQQPTYEYLRDDLQDVAHVGLETQPNLEAIVALKPDLIIGTKSRHEKIYRQLSQIAPTVMAENVYDFKTTLDLTAEALSKQEKGKQVWNVFQQRIRIFRKAIKQREANWPLTAAVLNIRADHLRLYLKQSFSGVVLKEIGFQFPLPNEKGWGVKLKTKEALPSVNADVFFIIQQSNDAAVKQNYDAWRAHPLWKMLTAPKNQQVYEVDNVAWLLSGGILGAEKILDQLYQIYNLPQAGH; encoded by the coding sequence ATGCAGGTAAACCGAGTAAAACGTTGGGTGTTGTTGCTGGCGATGTGTGTTTTGGTTGCTGTGCCTGTGACTCCGGTCATGGCGTCAGAAACAAAGACGATCTCTCATGCGATGGGCAGCACTGATGTGCCCAAAAAAGCCTTACGTGTGGTGACCTTGTTTCAAGGGGCGACGGATTCTGTAGTGGCGTTGGGTGTGACGCCAGTTGGTGTGGTGGATTCTTGGGCACAGCAGCCAACCTATGAATATTTGCGAGATGATTTGCAAGACGTTGCTCATGTGGGATTGGAAACTCAGCCAAATCTAGAAGCCATTGTAGCGCTGAAACCAGATTTAATAATTGGTACCAAGTCTCGTCATGAAAAGATCTATCGTCAATTGTCACAGATCGCGCCCACGGTAATGGCAGAAAATGTGTATGACTTTAAAACCACCCTGGATTTAACCGCTGAAGCATTGAGCAAGCAAGAGAAAGGTAAGCAGGTTTGGAATGTTTTTCAGCAGCGTATTAGGATTTTCCGTAAGGCCATCAAGCAGCGCGAGGCAAACTGGCCTTTGACCGCCGCGGTTTTAAATATTCGCGCGGATCATTTGCGCTTGTATTTGAAGCAAAGTTTTTCGGGTGTGGTGTTGAAGGAGATAGGCTTTCAATTTCCTTTGCCAAATGAAAAAGGTTGGGGTGTTAAGCTGAAAACGAAGGAAGCCTTGCCAAGTGTGAACGCGGACGTGTTCTTTATTATCCAGCAGTCTAATGATGCAGCCGTTAAGCAAAATTACGATGCGTGGCGTGCCCACCCATTATGGAAGATGCTCACCGCCCCTAAAAACCAGCAAGTGTATGAAGTAGATAATGTGGCTTGGTTGTTGTCAGGCGGGATTTTAGGGGCTGAGAAAATCTTGGATCAGCTATACCAAATCTATAACTTACCTCAGGCAGGCCACTAG
- a CDS encoding pyridoxal-phosphate-dependent aminotransferase family protein codes for MQPLSLPPRLLMGPGPINCYPRVLSAMSTQLVGQYDPTMTSYMNEVMELYRRVFNTQNQQTFLIDGTSRAGIEAALVSCLEPGDKVLIPIFGRFGHLLAEIAERADAEVHTIEVPWGEVFDPQQIEDAIKKVQPKLLAIVQGDTSTTMFQPLEELGDICRAHDVLFYTDATASIGGNPLEVDAWKIDAVSVGLQKCLGGPSGSAPITLSDRFVSCVRKRAHVEAGIRDAHHQGSSGMRIRSNYFDLPMIMDYWGDERLNHHTEAATMLFGSRECAIQLLTEGQDAVIQRHQLAGNAMLQGVLAMGLQPFGDLKHKMSNVVGVYIPSNVDGEQIRHDLLNIFNIEIGTSFGPLKGKVWRIGTMGYNARQDAVLHTLQSLETVLRRAGFALPAGAAVDAAMSVYAGEK; via the coding sequence ATGCAGCCGCTTTCATTGCCGCCAAGATTATTAATGGGCCCAGGCCCGATCAATTGTTACCCACGGGTGTTGTCGGCGATGTCGACTCAGCTAGTGGGACAATACGATCCCACCATGACCAGTTACATGAACGAAGTCATGGAGCTGTATCGTCGTGTTTTTAATACTCAGAATCAGCAAACCTTTTTAATCGATGGTACTTCTCGTGCCGGTATTGAAGCGGCTTTGGTGTCTTGTTTAGAGCCTGGCGATAAAGTGCTGATTCCTATCTTTGGTCGTTTTGGTCACTTGTTGGCGGAGATTGCTGAGCGCGCTGATGCCGAAGTTCATACTATCGAAGTGCCTTGGGGAGAAGTGTTTGATCCTCAGCAAATTGAAGACGCGATCAAGAAAGTACAGCCAAAATTATTGGCGATTGTACAAGGCGATACTTCGACAACCATGTTTCAGCCATTAGAAGAGCTAGGCGATATTTGTCGCGCTCACGATGTGTTGTTTTATACCGATGCTACGGCATCGATTGGTGGTAACCCGTTGGAAGTGGACGCGTGGAAAATCGACGCTGTGTCAGTGGGTTTGCAAAAATGTCTTGGCGGCCCATCAGGCAGTGCGCCAATTACATTAAGTGATCGCTTTGTGTCTTGTGTACGCAAACGCGCCCATGTGGAAGCGGGGATTCGTGATGCTCATCACCAAGGTTCGTCTGGCATGCGTATTCGTTCTAACTACTTTGATTTGCCTATGATCATGGATTATTGGGGCGATGAGCGTTTGAACCACCATACGGAAGCGGCAACCATGTTATTTGGTTCTCGTGAGTGTGCGATTCAGTTATTGACCGAAGGCCAAGATGCGGTGATTCAACGTCATCAGTTGGCTGGCAACGCCATGCTGCAAGGTGTTCTTGCTATGGGATTGCAGCCATTTGGTGATTTGAAACACAAAATGAGCAACGTCGTTGGTGTATATATTCCGTCTAATGTTGATGGTGAACAAATACGTCATGATTTGCTGAACATTTTTAATATCGAAATCGGTACTAGCTTTGGGCCATTAAAAGGCAAGGTGTGGCGTATTGGCACCATGGGTTACAACGCTCGCCAAGACGCTGTTTTGCATACTTTACAGTCCCTAGAAACCGTACTTCGTCGCGCTGGCTTTGCATTACCTGCTGGCGCTGCAGTAGATGCAGCCATGTCGGTTTACGCAGGAGAAAAATAA
- a CDS encoding cupin domain-containing protein, whose protein sequence is MIFTRIFNDDQGKSHFGDLNVDVRDGGPIGFLSERFLAGEMIFRETPSDYDFKWHPAPQRQLLFIIKGRCEFKVSSGETRQFGAGDVVLLEDTEGEGHCSKALFNEVRHSIFVTLPEDVVF, encoded by the coding sequence ATGATTTTTACGCGTATTTTTAACGATGATCAGGGTAAAAGCCACTTCGGTGATTTGAATGTTGATGTTCGTGATGGTGGCCCCATCGGTTTCTTGTCGGAGCGTTTTCTAGCGGGTGAGATGATTTTTCGTGAGACTCCAAGCGACTACGATTTTAAATGGCATCCAGCGCCGCAGCGTCAGCTTTTGTTCATTATAAAAGGCCGTTGTGAGTTTAAAGTGTCGTCTGGTGAAACCCGCCAATTTGGTGCAGGTGATGTGGTTTTGTTAGAAGACACCGAAGGCGAAGGCCATTGCAGTAAGGCATTATTCAACGAAGTCAGACACTCGATTTTCGTTACCTTGCCGGAAGATGTGGTGTTTTAG
- a CDS encoding sulfite exporter TauE/SafE family protein, giving the protein MSFIMENYSMILAMMATGVVGGILAGLLGVGGGIVIVPVLFFLYQGMGVSADSAMLVATATSLATIIPTSISSIRSHKAKGNVDFDLLKRWGFFIFFGVMVGSFVVTRVDGQWLSLLFGVIATLSALNMLLGKKDSVFKSLPGNAGQSVMATCIGFFSSMVGIGGGTLTVPTLTFCNYPAHRAVGTAAAVGLIISLPAALTMLIFGQSPFDAPYGTIGLVNLIGVACIIPLTVLFAPVGAGLAHRLDASKLKKVFAVVLIFTGIKMLYQVLG; this is encoded by the coding sequence ATGTCATTCATAATGGAAAACTATTCCATGATTCTCGCCATGATGGCCACCGGTGTGGTTGGCGGTATTTTAGCCGGTTTGTTAGGTGTTGGCGGCGGTATCGTTATCGTGCCAGTGTTGTTTTTCTTGTATCAAGGTATGGGCGTCAGTGCTGATTCTGCCATGCTTGTGGCAACGGCGACGTCATTGGCGACCATCATTCCTACTTCTATAAGCTCGATTCGTTCACATAAAGCCAAAGGCAATGTGGACTTCGACTTGCTGAAACGTTGGGGCTTTTTCATCTTTTTCGGTGTCATGGTTGGTAGTTTTGTCGTAACACGTGTGGATGGTCAATGGTTGTCTTTGTTGTTTGGCGTCATTGCTACTTTATCTGCGCTAAATATGTTGCTGGGCAAAAAAGACAGCGTGTTCAAATCCCTACCAGGCAACGCGGGTCAAAGTGTTATGGCGACTTGTATTGGCTTCTTTAGCTCTATGGTGGGCATCGGTGGTGGCACCTTGACGGTTCCGACACTGACTTTTTGTAACTATCCTGCGCATCGAGCAGTCGGCACCGCCGCTGCGGTGGGTTTGATCATCTCATTACCTGCGGCATTAACCATGCTGATTTTTGGTCAAAGTCCGTTTGATGCGCCTTATGGCACCATCGGCTTGGTGAACCTAATCGGCGTTGCTTGCATCATTCCATTGACCGTTTTGTTTGCGCCTGTTGGTGCGGGATTGGCACATCGTTTAGATGCTTCCAAGTTGAAGAAAGTCTTTGCTGTGGTGTTGATTTTTACTGGCATCAAAATGCTTTATCAGGTTTTAGGTTAG
- a CDS encoding MurR/RpiR family transcriptional regulator, whose protein sequence is MATKQDVLSLIEQTYPTLSPSARSIANYLQQNPLAIVSQTSAEIAENTNTSKATVSRFFRQLGYDSQQGAKHAQLALRESGVPIFTQGSSLDQTAQELKNLSLTFEGLRPDTLNEISERLAKASRVTLIGFRNAYPLALHFRQQLQQVRHSVRLLPQPGQTLGEDLHDILDDEVVVLLGFRRRTRQFKQIVEALKGRNTILITDPTGQVYNQQVSHVLVCHLGNESPFDSYAAPMSLISMLCNRVFGVLGDAASRQTQAISALYEDLDELEP, encoded by the coding sequence GTGGCGACAAAGCAGGATGTGCTATCCCTGATCGAGCAGACTTACCCAACACTGTCTCCGTCAGCGCGATCCATAGCGAACTATTTACAACAGAATCCCTTGGCGATTGTGAGTCAAACGTCGGCCGAGATTGCTGAAAACACCAATACGTCAAAAGCGACTGTGAGTCGTTTCTTTCGTCAGCTTGGCTACGATTCTCAGCAAGGCGCGAAACACGCACAGCTTGCATTACGAGAAAGCGGCGTGCCGATATTCACCCAAGGTTCCTCTTTGGATCAAACCGCACAAGAGTTAAAAAACTTGTCGTTAACCTTCGAAGGTTTACGACCAGACACTCTGAACGAGATCAGCGAACGCCTAGCCAAAGCAAGCCGAGTCACCTTGATCGGTTTTCGTAATGCCTATCCATTGGCGTTGCATTTTCGTCAGCAGTTGCAACAAGTGCGTCATTCCGTGCGCTTATTGCCACAGCCAGGTCAAACCTTAGGGGAAGACCTACACGATATTCTGGATGATGAAGTTGTTGTGTTGTTGGGTTTTAGACGCCGTACCCGCCAGTTCAAGCAAATCGTAGAAGCCTTGAAAGGCCGAAATACCATCTTGATTACCGATCCCACAGGGCAGGTTTATAACCAACAGGTATCTCACGTGCTGGTTTGTCACCTTGGTAACGAAAGTCCATTCGACAGCTACGCTGCGCCGATGAGCCTGATTTCTATGTTGTGCAATCGCGTGTTTGGAGTTCTGGGTGATGCGGCTAGCCGCCAGACGCAGGCGATTTCGGCGTTGTATGAAGATTTGGATGAGTTAGAGCCTTAA
- a CDS encoding amidase: MKHFIVQNPFLNLSETTWNDSSSADPTLPLGGLRLAVKDLFHMAELPTSAGNPTWLATHPTPTKTSSSVAALLSDGAIFCGKTITDELAYSLNGQNIHYGTPSNPVTPNRLPGGSSSGSAVAVSSDFADIGLGTDTGGSIRVPASYNGLFGLRPTHGVIPSDNMVALAPSFDTVGWLTRDLDALAKTAATLLKRKPSKEFNNVLIAKNLIDQVAHVEELHSQLQIWREQGCFPKESSVVIDTKVWKTSETFRTLQGAEIWHEHGKWITEVGALEKGKAVFSPDIQQRFDWCQTITEADVAAAKQQRQRFTGWLENEIEGSVLIIPTTPGLAPLFDAADDDLAAYRNQLMDITAIAGLAGLPQLHLPVCTLHGAPCGLSLVSSKGTDLALIEFAKTLME, translated from the coding sequence ATGAAACATTTCATCGTACAAAATCCCTTTCTTAACTTAAGTGAAACGACTTGGAACGACAGTTCATCAGCTGATCCTACTTTGCCATTGGGTGGTTTGCGGTTGGCGGTGAAAGACTTGTTTCATATGGCAGAACTGCCGACTTCCGCAGGCAATCCGACTTGGTTGGCGACTCATCCCACTCCGACAAAAACGTCTTCCAGCGTTGCTGCTTTACTGAGTGACGGCGCTATTTTTTGTGGAAAAACCATCACGGACGAGTTGGCTTACAGCCTTAATGGCCAAAATATTCACTACGGAACACCCTCAAATCCGGTGACACCTAATCGTCTCCCAGGCGGGTCGTCATCGGGTTCGGCGGTGGCTGTGTCATCCGACTTTGCTGATATAGGTTTGGGCACAGACACTGGCGGTTCGATTCGTGTGCCAGCAAGCTATAACGGTTTGTTTGGATTACGTCCAACCCATGGGGTGATTCCATCCGATAACATGGTCGCCCTTGCGCCGTCTTTCGATACGGTAGGTTGGCTTACCAGAGACTTAGACGCGTTAGCAAAAACCGCCGCTACATTGCTGAAAAGAAAACCTTCTAAAGAATTTAATAACGTCTTGATTGCTAAGAATTTAATTGATCAAGTCGCTCACGTGGAAGAGCTACATAGTCAGCTTCAAATATGGCGTGAGCAAGGTTGTTTTCCAAAAGAGTCTTCTGTCGTAATCGATACCAAAGTGTGGAAAACCAGCGAGACATTTCGAACCTTACAAGGCGCAGAAATTTGGCATGAACATGGCAAGTGGATAACAGAAGTCGGTGCTTTGGAAAAGGGGAAAGCGGTATTTTCGCCAGACATTCAGCAGCGTTTTGACTGGTGCCAAACTATAACTGAAGCCGATGTTGCCGCAGCAAAACAGCAAAGGCAGCGTTTTACCGGTTGGCTAGAAAACGAAATAGAAGGGTCGGTGCTTATCATCCCGACCACGCCAGGGTTAGCGCCTTTATTTGATGCGGCAGATGACGATCTCGCGGCGTATCGTAATCAGCTAATGGATATTACCGCCATTGCAGGGTTGGCTGGCTTACCGCAATTGCATTTGCCGGTTTGTACCTTGCATGGTGCGCCATGTGGCTTGTCTTTAGTGAGTTCAAAAGGCACAGATTTAGCGCTGATTGAGTTCGCAAAAACCTTAATGGAGTAG